CAGTACCTGACCTCTACTCGCTCCAACAGCCAACCGGACACCGATCTCCCGCAGCCGTAGAGAGACCTGATAGCTCAACAAGCCGAACAGGCCGATTGCCGTCAGCAGCAAAGCAAAACCCGCGAACGCTGCGGCCATCCATGAGAAAAAGCGAGGCGCCTTCATCGTGCTGTCGATCATCGCCTGCATTGTTTTGACCCGCGCCACAGGAATGGTCGGATCGGCCGCCGACACGGCCTGAGCAAGGATCTTTGCAGAATCCTGGTGCGTAGCCATTCGTACTGTGAATGTCGTCGGGAACCATCCATTCACAACTTTTGTCAGCCCATCGCCTGCTTGTGAAAACGGTACATAGACGACGGGTCGTGGTAGGTCTGCAAGCGAGTTTGTGTGCACGTCCCCCACAATGCCGACGACGGTCCGCAGGTCGGGCTTCTTTCCACCCATGTTCACTTGTTCGCCAATCGCAGACCTGTTCGGCCACCAGTGCTTTGCAGCCGTGGCGCTGATCAGCACTACCTTTACCGCGTTTGCTCCATCCGATTCACTTAGATCGCGACCCATTGCGAGAGGAATGCCCATCGTCGGGATGTATCCAGGCGTGATCAGACGCAATTCGCCGACCTTACGCAACTCAGGTCTGTCTGCCGGTCCAACGCCTGCATTGAGACCGCGGTCCAGTGGTAAGCCATTGATTGCCGCTACGCTGGTAACACCTGGATACTCGCCCAATCGCCGCATTACCTCTTCAATAAATTGCGTTGTGGGCTCGGTCTTGGCATAGCCGTCGCCCTTCAGTGTGACCTGGGCAATGACGAGCTGTTGCGGCTTAAATCCTGTATCGGTCGAGCGTAGCTTCAGAAAACTCCCCATCATCAGCGAGGAAACTGCCAGGAGCACGGTGGCGACGGCCACCTGTGCCACAACCAGCACCTTTTCCAGAGTGGCTTTTTCCTTCGTTGTTCCTACAACATGTCCGTTCCGTAGGGCATCCATCTTGTCCCCTTGCAGAACACGCATTGCTGGCAACAGGCTGAAAGCGACAGTCAGGGTTCCGAGGAGCAGGCCTACCAGAAGTGTCAGCAAAGGCAGGTCTGTCTCGATTGTTGGAATTGCGATAGGAGAGGCCGCTGTAAGTGCCGGCACCATAAGACGCGAGAGCAGCATTCCCAAAGCGATGCCGGCTGTGGCGATTAACACGCTCTCAGAGAGCAGCAGACGCAGCAGGCCAGTACGCGTCGCGCCGAGGGAGCTGCGTACGGCAAGCTCCCGTCCTCGCCTCAGACCTCGCGCCGTCATCAAACCTGCCAGATTCAGGCAGGCCGCTAACAGCACTGCCAGTACTGCACCGGTGAGCGCCAGAACGCTGGACTGAAGATGACTGACCTCCACATCCTTCAGTGGCCACAGCTTGAAGTCATGCAGTAGTTTGCTGCGCGTCGTCCATGCCCGATACTGCGGGTTCTCCTGATAGAACGGTTCTTTCAGTGCATTGAGCTCCTGCTGCGCGGCCGAGAGTGTCACTCCCTGCTTGAGTCGCGCCACCATGGTGTAGTTGTCGCCTCCATACCCAGGGTCTTTCGGACTCAACTGCATCGGGAGCCACAGATCGACATTTATGCCTACCCCGGGCGCACTATAGCCCTGGTCTTTGGGGGATGGTTGCATCACGCC
This genomic window from Terriglobus albidus contains:
- a CDS encoding ABC transporter permease, which produces MLGLPLITLGQDLRFALRQLRRAPGFTATAIGTLGLAMGATLTMAGIANSTLLAPLPYPESDRLVGVAFTFPQERPNNEQTGSAADFLSAHAKSFSSMGLTEDSAGGANLWIDEAGSGRAVQVGSQKVTRGYFPALGVQPQLGRNFSEAEDRPGGPKVVLLSERLWRSAFAGSTDVVGRVVHVNGESYTVTGVMQPSPKDQGYSAPGVGINVDLWLPMQLSPKDPGYGGDNYTMVARLKQGVTLSAAQQELNALKEPFYQENPQYRAWTTRSKLLHDFKLWPLKDVEVSHLQSSVLALTGAVLAVLLAACLNLAGLMTARGLRRGRELAVRSSLGATRTGLLRLLLSESVLIATAGIALGMLLSRLMVPALTAASPIAIPTIETDLPLLTLLVGLLLGTLTVAFSLLPAMRVLQGDKMDALRNGHVVGTTKEKATLEKVLVVAQVAVATVLLAVSSLMMGSFLKLRSTDTGFKPQQLVIAQVTLKGDGYAKTEPTTQFIEEVMRRLGEYPGVTSVAAINGLPLDRGLNAGVGPADRPELRKVGELRLITPGYIPTMGIPLAMGRDLSESDGANAVKVVLISATAAKHWWPNRSAIGEQVNMGGKKPDLRTVVGIVGDVHTNSLADLPRPVVYVPFSQAGDGLTKVVNGWFPTTFTVRMATHQDSAKILAQAVSAADPTIPVARVKTMQAMIDSTMKAPRFFSWMAAAFAGFALLLTAIGLFGLLSYQVSLRLREIGVRLAVGASRGQVLRLFLGRGLALTATGLVLGIAASFALPQLIGSLMEDFVYSNSTSPTALLSSTSVAMAVTGAGMVMAALAASYLPARRAALTEPTTILRAE